The Desulforegula conservatrix Mb1Pa genome segment GGCATCCCTTGCGTTTATGGCAAGATTTGCAATTATATGATCTATCTGGGACGGGTCCATTTTGATCTGCCAGATTTTTTTGCCGGGCTTCCAGACAAGCTCGATATCCTCGCCAATGAGACGTCCAATCATTTTGAGCATGCCTGACAGAGTATGGTTAATATCAAGAACCATGGGCAGAACATTCTGCTTGCGCGCGAATGCCATGAGCTGCTGAACCAGATCCGCAGATCTTGAGGCTGCCTTGAGTATTTCCGAAAGATCTTTCTTAAGATGCATGTCATTGCCGCTTTTATGCATGGCAAGCTCTGCAAATCCAGTTATGGCAGCCAGCATATTATTGAAATCATGGGCCACGCCTCCAGCTAGGCGACCCACAGCTTCGAGCTTCTGTGACTGGGTAAACTGGTCATGTAGCTTGTTTCTTTCGTCAACAAGGTTAAGATGGTCTGTTATGTCTGTGCATATGGCTCCAAGTGCGTAGATATTGCCATCCTGGTCAATAAGCGGAAATTTTATGGACAGAAAGGTGTGATCCGTACCGTCTATTCTGGCGGACTCTTCGAAAGTCAGGGCGTGTCCGAGTTCAAGCACCTGTTTTTCGTTGGCTTCGTATTCCCTGGCAAGATTATCAGGGAAAAGGTCAAATACCGTTTTTCCTATAATTTCATCCTTTATCAGTCCAAAGCGGTTTTCAGCGTATCTGTTGATTATGAGAAAACGTCCGTCAAGATCCTTGACCCAGATTATGCCGTTTGCGTTGTTGATTATGGATTTGAGAAGTTCCTCGCTTTTGCGTATGGCGTCTTCAGCCTTTTGTCTTTCTGTTATGTCAGTTATGAAGCTGTAATAATAAAGAGGCTGTCCAGAATCATCCCTTACAAGATGTACGAACAGCTCAACAGGAACAATCGATCCGTCCTTGCGTATGTACTCCTTGTTATAACGGACAGGCATTCCTGTTTCGTTCAGCTCCTTAATTTTTTCCATTTCAATCCGGAGCCATTCGTACGCAGTCAGGTCATTAGCCCAGTTTATTGAATACAGCTCGTCCCTTGTGTAGCCTGTAAGATCCAAGAAGGCTTTGTTAAAGATTCCGAGCCTACCGTCCGCATATCCTTGTGCAAAGGGCTGGGAGGAGTTTTCGAGCATTGACGCGAGGAATTCGGCCTGCTTCTGGCTTTCCCTCAATGCCTCCTCTGCTCTCTGGAGCGCGGAGATGTCCGTGAATGTAAGAATGGCACCTATGCATTGCCCTGATTCATTGAGAGATGGTGAAATCTGCATAAGGTAATGGTAAATACCGTGTTTTGATTTTTCTATGATGCAGGTTCCGTAATATATCACGTATGCGATCTGTTCTCTCAGATTGGGCAGGTCAAGACGGCATGGAATTCCGGCAATATGCTGGCCAATATCTGTTTTCATAAGGCCAAACACACGAACTGCGAGGGCATTGAATCTTGTGATCTTCCCGTTTCTGTCGACAACAACAAGCCCCATCTGCATGGAGTCCTGGACATTTGAGAGTATGGAATTGAGATTTGCAAGTTCCATGGACTTGACGCGCAACTCGTCATTGAGTGTTGTCAGTTCCTCATTTGAAGACTGAAGTTCTTCGTTTGAAGACTGGAGTTCCTCTGAAGACGCCTGCTGTTCCTCATTTAGAGACTGAAGTTCCTCGTTCGAGGCCTCAAGGGCTTCAACCACAGCCTGGAGATGTTCCCTTGTTTCCGCCAGTTCATGTCTTAGCCTCGTTATTTCGTCAGAGGCAGCAGTTGATATTTCGGCTGATTTTTTCGTTAATATTTCTGATGATGAATCATTAACAGGATATTCATCAAAGCTTATGAGCAGAGAGTATTCATCGCGGCACTGATCAATCTGGAGCCTTCTGAGAGTTAGCTGGAGCATTACGTTCTGCCCGTCAATGCATACCGGCGTCGGCAGGCCGCAGATCTTCGAGGCTCCGTCGTGGCTCGCCCTGTAGCAGAGGGTTTTCATTTCTCCTGAGATTTCAGGCAGGCACAGGGAAAAAAGGGAAAAATCGGCCGATCCTGTGGGCAGGGACAGATAGCGTCTGGCGTTTCCGAAAAAATGTATGACTTCAAAGGCATTGTTCACAAGGACACTTGAAGGCGCGTATTCCGTCACCAGGATATCCCTTGTCAGCTCAATGAATGGAGAGGCTTTAATCTTTGATTGAATGGCAGGTCTTGCAACCGGGGCGATATACGTGCTTCTGCCCGATATCCTGACAGGGTATGAAACTACGGAAGCCTTTCTTTTAAAAAGCTTGTTTGCAAGGTCAACGCTGTCGAAAAGCCTTGACGG includes the following:
- a CDS encoding chemotaxis protein CheB, with amino-acid sequence MTAGKMTQGQNDRTDGNQPYHEKAKFIVGIGASAGGLDALTPLVSRIESCGHAAYIIARHMSPDHGSRLAEILSGYSALTVITASDEMALLADTIYVVPPGYDAEVEDDRILLKSPSPEFHSVPSVDILFASIARSRGENSVGIILSGAGSDGTKGAGAIKNAGGLVIAQKPNEAINQGMPDSAIEAGFVDFQLNAYEIGDFLNSLGEKAALSGVCEDTSQDDDIFLEIVEMVAKTTNMDVTQYKEATLRRQIKKRILSIGIKKMADYLGHLKNNPEELTILQHSFLISVTSFFRDSEAFSSLEKIMTDLVSEKQPGDSIRIWVPGCATGEEAYSMSILLNEVLGSRVSSFDIRIFATDIDAEAIAIARTGVYPASALENMNPVRKEAFFTNEGRNFKVKKAVRDICIFSIHDVICHPPFIRMDIVSCRNLLIYLKPALQDSLMSNFHYALNPDGYLLLGKSESTGYPSRLFDSVDLANKLFKRKASVVSYPVRISGRSTYIAPVARPAIQSKIKASPFIELTRDILVTEYAPSSVLVNNAFEVIHFFGNARRYLSLPTGSADFSLFSLCLPEISGEMKTLCYRASHDGASKICGLPTPVCIDGQNVMLQLTLRRLQIDQCRDEYSLLISFDEYPVNDSSSEILTKKSAEISTAASDEITRLRHELAETREHLQAVVEALEASNEELQSLNEEQQASSEELQSSNEELQSSNEELTTLNDELRVKSMELANLNSILSNVQDSMQMGLVVVDRNGKITRFNALAVRVFGLMKTDIGQHIAGIPCRLDLPNLREQIAYVIYYGTCIIEKSKHGIYHYLMQISPSLNESGQCIGAILTFTDISALQRAEEALRESQKQAEFLASMLENSSQPFAQGYADGRLGIFNKAFLDLTGYTRDELYSINWANDLTAYEWLRIEMEKIKELNETGMPVRYNKEYIRKDGSIVPVELFVHLVRDDSGQPLYYYSFITDITERQKAEDAIRKSEELLKSIINNANGIIWVKDLDGRFLIINRYAENRFGLIKDEIIGKTVFDLFPDNLAREYEANEKQVLELGHALTFEESARIDGTDHTFLSIKFPLIDQDGNIYALGAICTDITDHLNLVDERNKLHDQFTQSQKLEAVGRLAGGVAHDFNNMLAAITGFAELAMHKSGNDMHLKKDLSEILKAASRSADLVQQLMAFARKQNVLPMVLDINHTLSGMLKMIGRLIGEDIELVWKPGKKIWQIKMDPSQIDHIIANLAINARDAISGNGRIIIETENAELDSKFCSKLPDISPGDYVILTFSDNGQGMDKETVSNIFEPFYTTKEFGHGTGLGLATVYGIVRQNSGAITVHSEEGHGTTFRLYFPRFIPESTKTTCVRSTEVIQGHGETILLVEDEKAILNVGKMMLEKIGYKVLTANTPTEAITIAESCKRRFDLLITDVIMPEMNGKELSSKISEIQPSIKILFMSGYTANIIANRGAIDNGLNFIHKPFSLSELAAKVHEALSEE